Within the Paenibacillus pabuli genome, the region TGGAATTATGGCGATTGAAATTATTGCGCATAGGGGAGCTTCCGCCGTCTGTCCCGAGAATACGATGGCTGCGTTCGAACGTTGTCTGGAGCTCGGAGCCACGGGCATTGAGACGGATGTTCAGATGTCCAGTGATGGCAGGCTGGTCCTGATTCATGATGAGACATTGAACCGGACTGCAGGTGCATCTGGCTGGGTTAAGGATACAACATACGAGCAATTGCGCACACTTGACGCAGGAAGCTGGTTTCATTCCGATTTCGCCCAGGAGCGCATCCCTTCACTGGAAGAACTATTTGATCTCGTGCAGGGAAAAAAGATTCTGCTTAATCTGGAGCTGAAAAATGGAATTGTCGGCTACAAGGGCATGGAGGAAAAGATCGTGCAGGCCGTTCGGGAGTGGGATTTGGAACAGCAAGTGATCCTATCCAGTTTCAACCATGCATCCTTGGTGAGGTGTAAACGTATTGCTCCGGAGATTAGGACAGCCCTTCTGTACATGGAAAAACTATATCGTCCTTACGACTATGCTGCCAAACTGGAGGCCTCGGCACTGCACCCTTACAAGCTGGCTGTAACTAAGGAGGAAGTAACTGCTGCGCAGGCTCAAGGAATATCGACACATCCTTTTACCGTAAACGATCCTGCAGAGATGCAGGCTTTGATCCAGATGGGTGTGGAAGCCATCATCACCGATGTTCCGGATGTACTGTCCGCATTGACAGGAGTACATAGCCGTTAACATTATAGAAAAACCAAGCTGCACCTGAGCTCTTATGCTCGGTGCGGCTTTTTTTGGATCTGAAAAATGTTTAATTCAATAAACTTGTCCCATTTGTCCATTGCCAGCGAGAGATTGTTGACATACAATGATGTATGGGAATGAGAATCAATATCATTAAAAGAACGGCAATAATAGAGAGGTGATTGTTATGTACATAGGATTTGTCTACTTCACTCATAACAAGGGTGGGCGCATATGAGTTCGAAGGCTTCATCAGCAAGTCATAATACGGAATCTCCGACAGCCAAAATACATACTCGTCCCTGGGCTGCTACCTTGATCCTGACGGGTGGTCTTGTGCTGCTCGCCCTGGGTATGGCCTTGTCCATTTCTTTTGGTGCCGCAGATATTAAGCTCGGCGTAGTCTGGCAAGCCATCTTTAACTTTAATCCGGATCTTACTCCGCATCAGATTATCTGGGAAATTCGATTGCCGCGTATTCTTGGCGGGGCGATGGTCGGTGCCTGCTTCGCGGTAGCTGGTGCAATCATGCAGGGGATGACTCGCAATCCGCTCGCGGATTCGGGCTTACTTGGCCTGAATTCCGGTGCGGGATTTGCCCTTGCTGTATGTTTCGCTTTCTTCCCTGGCATGCCGTACATGTATATCATTATGTATTCCTTTATCGGGGCAGGGCTGGGCGTACTCCTTGTATACGGATTCGGAGCGGCATCCAGATCGGGTCTTACGCCGCTTAGACTTGTGTTGGCAGGAGCAGCGGTATCTGCCATGTTGTCAGCACTGAGTGAAGGGATTGCGTTATATTTCAAAATTGGACAGGATCTCGCCTTCTGGACAGCGGGCGGTGTTGCGGGTACCAAGTGGTCTCAGCTGGAGGTCATGTTCCCCTGGGTCCTGGCTGCACTCATTGCAGGTTTGATTATCTCCCGTTCCATTACGCTCCTTAGTCTCGGCGAGGAGATTGCCGTCGGACTGGGACAGCGTACTGGCCTGATCAAACTGATTGGTCTGATCGTTGTGCTTATTCTAGCGGGTACGGCTGTATCCGTGGTTGGCGCTGTAGGCTTCGTTGGCCTTATCATCCCCCATCTGACACGTAAAATCGTCGGGGTTGATTATCGCTGGATCATTCCATGTTCAGCCGTCATGGGCAGCTTGCTGCTGGTGTTTGCCGATCTAGCTGCACGGATGATCAATCCACCATACGAGACGCCAATTGGTGCTCTGGTTGCCCTGATCGGGGTACCGTTCTTCCTCTATCTGGCCCGTAAAGAAAGGAGGTCTCTGTAATTATGGGATCCTCAACTCTCGCTGGTGCTGAGCGCAAAAAGAGAACGAAAAGCACCATTGTCATGATTGTACTTGGTGCGTTGATTATTACAGCATTTATTATCAGCATGAACACGGGGTTCACGAGGCTGACCCCTTTTGAGGTGCTTCGTACGTTATTCGGTGGGGGAACACCGAAGCAGGAGCTAATCCTGTTTGAGTTCCGTTTGCCCCGGATTGTAATTTCAATCATGGTTGGTGCCGGGCTTGCCTTGTCCGGATGTATTTTGCAAGGTGTGTCCCGCAACGCACTGGCGGACCCAGGGATACTTGGGATTAACGCAGGTGCCGGGCTCGTTGTTATGCTATTTGTATCCTTTTTCCCTACAACAACGTCAGCACCGGTTTTTCTGCTCCCGATTCTTGCCTTAGTCGGATCCAGTTTTGCTGCTTTCCTCATTTATGTCCTTTCGTATAAAAAGGGAGAGGGCATCATGCCCACCCGCATGCTGCTAACAGGGATTGGTGTGGCTGCTGGGATCAGCTCAGCCATGATCGTGCTGACACTTCGGCTTAGCCCCGAAAAGTATCAGTTTGTAGCTACATGGATGGCTGGAAGTATCTGGGGTTCAAACTGGAAGTTCGTAACCGCATTGCTGCCATTTCTCGTTATTTTAGTGCCACTTGTACTGTATAAGGCGCGTGTACTGAATGTCCTGAACCTCGGGGATCAGACAGCGAGTGGTTTGGGTGCGCCGGTTGAACGTGAAAGGCTGATCCTGCTGGCAGCTGCCGTTGGTCTTGCCGGATCTTGCGTATCGGTCAGTGGCGGGATTGGTTTTGTTGGTCTGATCGGACCACATCTGGCTAGACGCCTTGTGGGTCCGAAACATCAGTTTCTTTTGCCTGCATCCGCGTTGGTCGGTTCACTTCTTGTTCTCATTGCGGATACGCTGGGCCGTGTCATTCTGCAGCCTTCCGAGATTCCGGCCGGAATTTTGGTTGCAATTCTCGGTGCGCCATACTTCCTGTATCTCTTGAGCAGATCCAGATAGGGTCATTCACATTGTAACAGAAGCCTTCGTTTGGCTCGCATAGAGCTGGACGAAGGCGTTTTTGTTTTAATAGATATGGATGTGATTAATGTACCGGAGAAGGGCGAAATATAATGGATAAGCAGGAAGCCAATTTTTCTACAACGATAAGTGGGGATTATATTCGAAGGAGGCGGACACGATGACGCAAATTCTAGGCACGTGGCTGATATTCATTTTGATTCTGGTCATCCTGTATCGAGGCATTAAGAAGCTTTCGCATTCGGATCAAAAGCCGATATTTAGACGTTGGGGCGGTTTGATGGCCGTATTATTTATCGTGGGGGCGGTGCCTTTGGGCTTTGCTTTTTATACCGAGTTAACCGATGAGCGACTGGATGCGAATATCGGGCTGGGGATCGCCATGCTGTTTGCCTGGGGCTACTGTGCTCTTCTATGTTGTGCAAGTTTGATCATCTGGGGAAGGTATGGGTATAAAAGGTCCCAAAGAAAGTGAAGGGTGGTTATTCTCTTTTTTTGCAACATTGGGTAGTGAGATGCCGTCTATTCTAGAAGAAATAGATTGCAGCACATGTTGTCATTAGAGGGGGAACTGCTGTGGCAAGTCGGGTTAGTGTTCTTATGTTGCTTGTGATCATAAGTCTTACAGGCTGTTTGGGAGAGGTTCAGAAGGAAGGGGTACAGCCACGAGCGGATGCTCCAAGAGAGAAAGGGTTTACGGGTTATGTGGTAGATCGCAAAGAGGACTCCATCCTTGTTGTGAATCCCGAATATGAGGACTTGAGCGCGAATGGAGGAGACAGTCTGTATTACCCGGCAAAATGGTTCTCCAATGTACCGGATACTCAGCTCGGTACTTATGTTGAAGTCTGGACGGATGGAAGTCCTGAAAATGAGCCTTATCCAGGTCGGGCAAGAGCAGAGTCCATTGCCGAGTATACTGCGGCAACACCTAATGGCGCGAAGATCAGTGAGGCAGATGCGATTCGTGGCGGACTCTATTTAACTGATGGTAAGGAAATAGGTTTGCCGGTCATTGAAGACGTTGAATTTCATGCCGATAAAGGAATTTGGACAGTGCGAATGCGAGATGCGAAGTCAGCACATCATGATCAGGCCCAGCTTGAACTCGAAGTTCAGGACGTGGAGCCGGTAGAACAAGTGCAAGATCAGAAAAGTAAATGAAGCATAAAACAAACTAAAGCCCTCCGATCTGCTTATTTAGCAAGATTCGAGGGCTTTGGTTGTGATGTCATGATCAGGCGTATTAATCCGCAATATTCCCTGCCATTTTCAGGCGGCGTGCAATTTCCGCGAAGTCCTCATGTGAAATGCCTGGGGCGAATTCTTCTTCCACCGCAGGGGCTTCCGGAATCGGAAAGCCTTCTGGAACACCTTGAATGACCTCGAGGGGTTGTCCATCTTCAGGATGCGTTCCTTTCCAAATTTGGCTGATAGCATTAAAGTCTTTATCGCTATAGGTGTACAGCTTTGTGTGTACGCCTTTTTCTTCGTATTTTCGGGCCTCGGTAAACGCCTTGTTGTCCAATGAAGGAATAGGAACCAGCTTGGTCACGTTCACTCCGGTTGCAATCTCCAGTGCTTTGGCGTAGGCCACGACGTGAACGCCGCCGCGAACAAGCAGGAACCCAACGACTTCCCGGGCAGCAGGATGGTCCGTCATTTCGTAAACTTTCATTTTATGTGTACGTGCTCCGCATTCGAGGAAAAAGTTATGCAGCAGGTCCTCGACCAGATTCCCACTGTTGAACACATTTGCCCCGGTCCACGGGTTGCCCATGGAGTCGAAAGGCATCGCACCTTGTGCTCCGGCAAGGAAGTGATAGGATAGACGTGCATCCTTTACGGAACCGAGAGGTGTGTCATCGGGTTCCTTGTAGGCGGTAGAACCTCTGAGACACTGGTTAATCCCGTGAGACACCAGTTCCACATGACCTAATTCTTCGGCTGTAATACTCATGACGAGGTCGTAGAAGGGTTTCAATTTTTCCTTGGAGCGAAAATTAAACGACTGATAGAGGTAATTGTTCAACGTTGACATTTCTCCAAATTTGCCGCCTAGCAGTTCCTGTATGGATGCGGCTGCATTGGGGTCG harbors:
- a CDS encoding glycerophosphodiester phosphodiesterase; translation: MMAIEIIAHRGASAVCPENTMAAFERCLELGATGIETDVQMSSDGRLVLIHDETLNRTAGASGWVKDTTYEQLRTLDAGSWFHSDFAQERIPSLEELFDLVQGKKILLNLELKNGIVGYKGMEEKIVQAVREWDLEQQVILSSFNHASLVRCKRIAPEIRTALLYMEKLYRPYDYAAKLEASALHPYKLAVTKEEVTAAQAQGISTHPFTVNDPAEMQALIQMGVEAIITDVPDVLSALTGVHSR
- a CDS encoding FecCD family ABC transporter permease, which codes for MSSKASSASHNTESPTAKIHTRPWAATLILTGGLVLLALGMALSISFGAADIKLGVVWQAIFNFNPDLTPHQIIWEIRLPRILGGAMVGACFAVAGAIMQGMTRNPLADSGLLGLNSGAGFALAVCFAFFPGMPYMYIIMYSFIGAGLGVLLVYGFGAASRSGLTPLRLVLAGAAVSAMLSALSEGIALYFKIGQDLAFWTAGGVAGTKWSQLEVMFPWVLAALIAGLIISRSITLLSLGEEIAVGLGQRTGLIKLIGLIVVLILAGTAVSVVGAVGFVGLIIPHLTRKIVGVDYRWIIPCSAVMGSLLLVFADLAARMINPPYETPIGALVALIGVPFFLYLARKERRSL
- a CDS encoding FecCD family ABC transporter permease, with product MGSSTLAGAERKKRTKSTIVMIVLGALIITAFIISMNTGFTRLTPFEVLRTLFGGGTPKQELILFEFRLPRIVISIMVGAGLALSGCILQGVSRNALADPGILGINAGAGLVVMLFVSFFPTTTSAPVFLLPILALVGSSFAAFLIYVLSYKKGEGIMPTRMLLTGIGVAAGISSAMIVLTLRLSPEKYQFVATWMAGSIWGSNWKFVTALLPFLVILVPLVLYKARVLNVLNLGDQTASGLGAPVERERLILLAAAVGLAGSCVSVSGGIGFVGLIGPHLARRLVGPKHQFLLPASALVGSLLVLIADTLGRVILQPSEIPAGILVAILGAPYFLYLLSRSR
- a CDS encoding DUF3221 domain-containing protein, which produces MASRVSVLMLLVIISLTGCLGEVQKEGVQPRADAPREKGFTGYVVDRKEDSILVVNPEYEDLSANGGDSLYYPAKWFSNVPDTQLGTYVEVWTDGSPENEPYPGRARAESIAEYTAATPNGAKISEADAIRGGLYLTDGKEIGLPVIEDVEFHADKGIWTVRMRDAKSAHHDQAQLELEVQDVEPVEQVQDQKSK
- a CDS encoding manganese catalase family protein, yielding MFKRMDEILIEIPKVEKPDPNAAASIQELLGGKFGEMSTLNNYLYQSFNFRSKEKLKPFYDLVMSITAEELGHVELVSHGINQCLRGSTAYKEPDDTPLGSVKDARLSYHFLAGAQGAMPFDSMGNPWTGANVFNSGNLVEDLLHNFFLECGARTHKMKVYEMTDHPAAREVVGFLLVRGGVHVVAYAKALEIATGVNVTKLVPIPSLDNKAFTEARKYEEKGVHTKLYTYSDKDFNAISQIWKGTHPEDGQPLEVIQGVPEGFPIPEAPAVEEEFAPGISHEDFAEIARRLKMAGNIAD